A window of Nocardia arthritidis genomic DNA:
GCGCATCGCATTTCGCAGCGCCACGACCAGCATCGACATGCATAGCCCATATACGACGTCGCGAAGTTGTACGACGCCGTAAAATTGTGAAGTCGGCGTGTTTTCCGACTCAAGTTTGCGGCATGCGGTCTCGCATTGAGAACATCGCAGACCAAACAACATGTCGGGCTGTTCCGCACCTCCCGACACCGCCCAATTGCATGTGAACCGTTGGCTCACCGAATTGCTTGTGTAACTGTTCAACCAAGTTTCCCAAACTGATGAATCGGCTCGCAATACTCCGGGCGCGACACTTATATCCAGCAAGATCGCGACTGCGGATTCAGCAACCGAACAGAGTAGACATTTCCGACTGTCCAAGATTCTCACCACGGTCCGCCTGTCAACGGACCACCGCAACCCGACCTAGAAAGCAACGCGGCAGCAAACGCAAATTCGACGGCGCGAAACCCTGTCAGCCCCACTTGCCACGGCATACCCATGGCGCCGGGATCGGGATAGGTACCGTCGTCATGATGCTGATCGGCAAACCCCTCACAGGCACCAGGACCGCACTTAAAACGCTGGTCGGCAGGCTCGGCCAGCTACTACCCTGGGCCGGCGGACGATTGCTTCGCTGGACCGCCCTCTTCGGTGGCCGCAGCGCGCCGTGGGCTGGATGAGCGAGGATCGCCTTCGGTTCGACCACGATGACGGTGTCGAATTCCGGGCCTTTGGTTGCTGCCGGGGTCAGCACGGTGAGCGCCATATCGAGATGTAGTCCCTCGGGCGCGATTACGCGGACCAACCGGGCGGTGACTTTGCCGACGCCGCCGATCTATACGACGCGCTGACGCGCGCCACCCAACGCTTGCACCTCGTCCATACCCAACCGCTGCCAGAGTTCTTCGAGGACCTCGCGATGCGGACACTCAAGCCGATCCGCATGAAATCCACGAATAACCGATGAGGTTCCGATCGGCTCACGGTAATCCGAAGGCCAGCAGGACATTTCCCGGCAGGCCCTGCGTGATCGGGTGCAGATACCCGGAATTGATGTACAGCATCCCATGCGCGACGACCGCGCCGTTGCCGTTCAGCGAACCACCCGTGCCGGGAACCAGGTTGGTGCCGAGGTAGGTACCCAGCGTGTTGAAGTCCCATACAATGGCGCCTGTGGCGGCCGAGAAGGCCCGGATGTGGCCGTCGACGCTGCCCTCCCAGACCAGGCCCGGCGTCGCCGACACCGCGCTCGGCATCGCCCGGCACTGCTGATCGACCAGCTGGACACCGCTGGAGGGCGGGCACGTCGTCGCCGGATTCGGCGTACTCCAGATCTGATGGCCGTCCGTCGGGTCCAGGGCGAAGAGCTTGCCCGGATCGGCCTGGTAGGTAGCGACATACAGACGGCTACCGTCATAAGCCGCGCCCCACTGGATGCCCGCCAGGGACTCGGTCCCTTGCGCACCCGGTATCGGCGGCTGTGGCACCGACAGCTGCGACTGCCAGACGAGTTGGCCGGTTTGTCCGTCGAGTAGGTGGTAGATGCCGGTCTTCTGACCCGCCCCGACGACCAGGCGGCCGTTGATGGTGAAGATGTTGGGCTGGGTGCCGAAGTCGAAGTCACGTCCGGGGACCGGGCAATTTCCGCCGGCAGGTGGTGTCAAACAGCGCACGTTCCAGGTGTCCTTGGGGGTGAGCTGGTTGACCCATTTCTGCGCACCGGTATCCATATTCAGCGCGACGATCGCCTCGGTTCCCGCATCCGTGCCGGTATACGGGTTGCCGGTGGTGTAGAACAGCGTGCGCGAATTGAGGTCGATCGTCGGCGAGGACCAGACCGCTCCGCCGCTGGGTTCGTAGGCGGGTGTGCCGCCGGTCGGTTGCGGCGCCGCGATGGTGAAGTGCTGCCACTTCAGTGCTCCGGTCAACGCGTCCACCGCCGCGACGCTGCCGCGGAAGGTGCAACACGCGTAGAGCGGGTTGACGGCCTGGCCCTCCTCTTGACTGGAGGTGCCGATGTAGACCGTGCCGTCCACGACCAGCGGCGAGCCGGTGATTATCGACCACGGATGCGTGTCGAGTTGGCGGACCCACTTCTGTGCTCCGGTCGTCGCGTCCACCGCCCACAGGTTCGCGGAGTTGTCGCCGAAGAACACCGTGCCGTCGGCAACCGCCGGCCCGTCTCGCAGGCCGTAGGCCGGGACGTGACCGAGCGTGGTGTGGGCGTCGAAGGCCCACTTCTGCGCGCCGGACTTGGCGTCCAGCGCGTACATCTTCCCGTCGCGGCCGCCCACGTAGACGATGCCGCCGACCACGGCCGGTTGGCTGGATGCGGCTACGGCATCGGGAAAGGCGAACGCCCACTTCAGCTGCAAATTGCCCACATTGGCGGGTTTGATGACGTTCTCGTTCGCGTTGTACCGCGAACCCGCGGTGTCGTACTGCCACATCGACCAGTCACCCGAGGGAAGGGCCTGGCCGGTGCCGGGCAGCGCGAGGGTCACGAGGATCACGGTTATCGCGACGGGGATGCGCATCAACCCGCGGGTTTTCGTGTTCATTACATGCTCACTCTCTGCGGCACCGGCAATCTGTGCCGTTGTGAATTAAATCGAAGAGAGTGTGATCTGCATTACACGAAAGGTTCTGTGGATTGCAATGTTTTCAGTTGCCGATCGGGTATTGGAAGATGCCTTGAACGACGGTGACGACCTTGCGGAGCCATTCCGGCCAGGTGGACTGGTCCAGCAGCATCGAACCCTCATCGTTGAAGACGCAGCCGTCGTGGACGGGGACACCGTCGAATCGGTCCTTCAGCCAAGTGATTTCCTTCGCCCAGCCGATGACTCTGGGGTCACGGATTGGCTCAGTGCATAATTCGCGGGCTTGGGATCGGCCATTAAGTTAATGGCCGGACGCGATCGTGTGCCAGTTGAAGTGACACCGATCGAATCCGGATTCTCCGCATACCGTGTGACATGCATCCCCTCAGTGCGGGGGGGCTACATGACGCTGAGCATCACCGTCACCAGAGGACCGCCGGCCGGGGGCACGATCAACTCCGTCGCGGCGCTGGCCACCGATGGAGATGGGCAATTATCTGACTGGTCAGAGGCGCATTTTTCACTCAATGATTGCCAGTGAGTTGCGGAAGGCTGCTATAATCGCCATTAGCTACACCTCGTGTGGCGCCGTTCGATCCAGGGTGTGCTGATCCGCCCTGAAGGCCCGACCCAACTTCGGTTGCTGGCATAACATTCCGAGCGCAGCGGGATCGTCGGTTCCGAGCGATCCAACCAGGGACTTCTCATTTGCCCTGTCGGTGGGCAGCCTCTTCATTAAGAGGCTGAGTGTTGCGTCCTTCTAAGCCCTTTCGGGCGGATGGGCCTTCGCTGGGCGGTCGTATGTAGTGGGCCGCCCAATCCAAGCACTCCGCAACCGGCTCAAGGTGCGGACTCCCAAAGTGTGAGTCCTTGTCGAAAGCTGTTGGCGTGAGGGCGGATTGGAGTCTGCCGTGACTGGAGATCATGCAGTAAGCGGTGTTGACCAGCTGCTGAACATTCACGAAATTAGTGCCCGCACTGGGCATTCCCCGTATCGCATTCGTCGGTTGCGCGTCACTGGACACGAATTGTATTCGCGTGCTTGGAAGAACGGTGATGCACCGAATTCGCCACTGCTGCTTGAGGAATCGGTAGTCAATGAGTGGGTGCAGCGTCGTAAGGAAGCGACCGTCCGGAGGCAAGCATGAGGGCCCGGATGTGGCATTCGCGGACGGATGCGGCGTTGAGCGAATCGCGTGAGCGGCTGATTACCGAGAGTGAGCTGGCTCGGATTGATGGCGGGATCGACGATCTTCGGCACCACTGGTGGTGCCTTGATACGCGGTGCCGCGGGTGTGCTGTGGAGCGAGGGGGCTGGTGATGCACGTATTTCGTCGGGTGGTGGCAGGTGCCGCGCTGGCGTCGGTGGTGGTCGCGGCCAGCGGTTGGACGGCTTACGCGCAGGAATCTAGCGCCGGAACGTGTCCTGCTCTCGCGGTGTTCGGTGTCCAGGGGACGGGGGAGTCGGCGCCGGACGCCGACCCCAAGACCGATACCGGTGTGCTCGCATTGATGTTTCGGCCGATGATGGCCGCGGCATCCGGGCTGATCGAGCGAACCTACGTGCCGTACGAGGCGAGCTTCGGCGGCGCGACGGCGGGCGGTTCGCTTCCGTATTCCCAGTCGGTCGGCCATGCCGTAGATCGGTTGGACCAGATGGTCGGCGAGATGGCTCGGCGGTGCCCCTCGACGCAGTTCGCCGGGGCTGGCTATTCGCAAGGTGCGCATGCGATGTCGATGTGGGCCAAGCGAGTCGGTGGCGGGACCGGCCCGATTCCCGCTGATCGAGTGGCAGCCGTCGCATTGTTCGCCAATCCGGCTCGATCGCCTCGGTCGGCAGTGTTCCCCGGCCGTCCCGGAGCTACGTCTCCGGCTCCGGCGCCCGGAACGAGTGGTGAGGAAGTCTCGAAGGTCAGCGTGACCGACCCCGGTCTTGGCGGTGCAGGTATTGCTCCGCTCAATGATGTCGAGCAGGGATATGGTGCTTTGACCGGACGGGTCGCCGATTTGTGCACTCCTGGTGATTTGGCTTGTGACGCACCGGAACACGCGCCGGTCGTCCACCTGATCACGAACATCGCGGGCCAATCGAATCTGGACCCGAACGATCCCGTTGCGGCTATCTCCACGGTGGCGGCTGCGTTGGCGACTACCGCGTTCAAGACCGGAGTCGCGGTGGTCAACAACGACATCCACGGCAAGAGCCTGGATGAGCTGAGCTATGAGCCGAAGAAGTCGATCTCCCAGCGGCTTGCGGAGATGTCGGACCCTCGTAGCCCGATGCCGTCGGCGGATGAAGTTCTTTCGGCGGTATTGAAGGTAGGAACTATCGCGTTCAATGCTGTAAAGACCGTCGTAACAAAGGTTTTCACGCCAGACACGATCGCGCAGTTGGCGACGGTCGGGCTTGCTGACCCGGCGGCCGCTGCGATGACATTGGGGACGAAGGTGGCCTCGGCGGTGGTGGAGCTCGTGCCTCCGGCGGCTCAATCCCGGATGGTCAATGAGGCGTTCGCGGCGTTGAAGGACAACATCACCGATAACCGAGATCTGTTCAATATCGCCACGCTGGTCAAATACAGCGACACGATCGCGAAGCACCAGGGCTATGCCTCTGTTTCGGCATCCCCCAACGGGAAGTCCCCGTTGACGGTTGCGGCGGATTGGTTCTCCGCAGCTGCACGTGACATCGCCGCGAGCGCTCAAGGCCCGAGGTGAACACCTATGTTGGCCAAGGCAATTGGTTCTTCAGGCGACGGACTTGTGCTCGGGGAAGCGAATCCGAATCTCGTGATCGCTCCCAGTGCAGCGGAGCGCGCCCCAGTTCGGAACGTGCCGTTGGTAATCGACGGTGATCTCGAGCCTCGGTGGGCCGTGATGGGAGCGCACGGTGGTGCTGGTGCGT
This region includes:
- a CDS encoding PQQ-binding-like beta-propeller repeat protein; the protein is MNTKTRGLMRIPVAITVILVTLALPGTGQALPSGDWSMWQYDTAGSRYNANENVIKPANVGNLQLKWAFAFPDAVAASSQPAVVGGIVYVGGRDGKMYALDAKSGAQKWAFDAHTTLGHVPAYGLRDGPAVADGTVFFGDNSANLWAVDATTGAQKWVRQLDTHPWSIITGSPLVVDGTVYIGTSSQEEGQAVNPLYACCTFRGSVAAVDALTGALKWQHFTIAAPQPTGGTPAYEPSGGAVWSSPTIDLNSRTLFYTTGNPYTGTDAGTEAIVALNMDTGAQKWVNQLTPKDTWNVRCLTPPAGGNCPVPGRDFDFGTQPNIFTINGRLVVGAGQKTGIYHLLDGQTGQLVWQSQLSVPQPPIPGAQGTESLAGIQWGAAYDGSRLYVATYQADPGKLFALDPTDGHQIWSTPNPATTCPPSSGVQLVDQQCRAMPSAVSATPGLVWEGSVDGHIRAFSAATGAIVWDFNTLGTYLGTNLVPGTGGSLNGNGAVVAHGMLYINSGYLHPITQGLPGNVLLAFGLP
- a CDS encoding cutinase family protein → MHVFRRVVAGAALASVVVAASGWTAYAQESSAGTCPALAVFGVQGTGESAPDADPKTDTGVLALMFRPMMAAASGLIERTYVPYEASFGGATAGGSLPYSQSVGHAVDRLDQMVGEMARRCPSTQFAGAGYSQGAHAMSMWAKRVGGGTGPIPADRVAAVALFANPARSPRSAVFPGRPGATSPAPAPGTSGEEVSKVSVTDPGLGGAGIAPLNDVEQGYGALTGRVADLCTPGDLACDAPEHAPVVHLITNIAGQSNLDPNDPVAAISTVAAALATTAFKTGVAVVNNDIHGKSLDELSYEPKKSISQRLAEMSDPRSPMPSADEVLSAVLKVGTIAFNAVKTVVTKVFTPDTIAQLATVGLADPAAAAMTLGTKVASAVVELVPPAAQSRMVNEAFAALKDNITDNRDLFNIATLVKYSDTIAKHQGYASVSASPNGKSPLTVAADWFSAAARDIAASAQGPR